DNA sequence from the Gloeocapsa sp. PCC 73106 genome:
GCGGGTGCTGCGAGTCAAGTTCTGGCTAATTTCTTCGGCGATGATGTTGAGTTTACCGTAGGAGCTGATTTACACCCTAATGGCAATCGTCTACGGAATGCTTTGACTGACACTGACGATGATGGCATCAAAGATGTCAATGGTACTCCTTTAGATGAGGTTAGTAAAACCTACACTAACCTTTTTGATGCGGCCGACGAAGCGCGTCTAAGCCGGATTTACTCTGGTGCTCATTTCCGCTTCGCTACCGAAACCGGTATTACTTTAGGAAGAGAAGTGGCTAATTTTGTACTCGATACTGCACCTTTGGGTGAATTTTAAGTGATCATTAAAGGGTAAGGTTATTTATCTTTGCCCTTTTTAAGCTTTATTTAATAGGATGGAAATCCTCGTTGATGGATGTACAGCGCGGAGCACACTAAAGAAGGGTAAAGAAGAAAGGTAGATTAGATAATCATTTTAGCAGTTTCAATTGTCTTAACTTTAATAAATATTACCTTACACTACAAATCAGCTTCTACTTTTGTAAGGTTTTGTTAACATTTCACCACTTCCTTTGAAACCTGTAATATAATTATTGTGTGTGTTAAATTGCGCTACAAACACAGTTACAACCACACGAGTAGTTGCTTAAAAGAGTGTTTAAAAATGGTAGAAACTATAA
Encoded proteins:
- a CDS encoding vanadium-dependent haloperoxidase, whose protein sequence is AETSLEDTAYIFSTLNLTLADGFINIWDIKWDDDYFWRPVSSVRQADELTGTQDLDDDLWTPRQFTPQHPCHPSGTSMTAGAASQVLANFFGDDVEFTVGADLHPNGNRLRNALTDTDDDGIKDVNGTPLDEVSKTYTNLFDAADEARLSRIYSGAHFRFATETGITLGREVANFVLDTAPLGEF